The segment AAACTGTTGATGacaaatatacattattaataaaattgattttctttttttttacaggtttattttaaaacacgcACTTAACGTTGAAGCTCACATATACCCACCTAAACCGTTAGAGGATGGTAGTTATAAGTTTAATTCAGTAACACCTATTTCTGATGTTATAGCATATCCCGCTAAACTAATATCGAAATCAGATGGCTCGGTTCCTTTAGAGTAAgttaaacattaattaattattttaaaccaattttttgtttttaaaaattatttaattatcatattaattattaattttctattaagtaaagaaaaattaccaTCTCtatctcaataataaaatatacatcattaataatattaatattacctTACAGACTGTCTTGGCCACCTATAAATGCTGCTATCCCTGTCAACCGATTTGATAGTGATGAAAGTGAACAATCAAAGTCACTATTATCAACAGAAAAAAGTGATAAGGAAATGTAAGttgaatattaatcaattattttaaaccaatttttttttcttttgaaattatttaattaatatttttattatgtaaaaaaagaattaccCACTATgagttttgattatttatttagaactGATAAACCAAATAGTTTTGGACAAATTAAACTTAAATTTCCAATGACTGCGTTTCTTGAAGGAGCTCGTCAACAAATTCTGTTAAGAGATTGTGATGATACGTAagtcaaatattattcaataattttaaaccaattttttgtttattaaaatgattaatattattaacgtTCTATTAAGGgattaaaattgaatgattagagattcattatttatttatatctctaATAAACTTTTGatgagaaatattatttttttttttaacagttatGATGTCTATCACACAGTTGAAATTCAAGCTAgcaaaaatttgaataaaaaaaaagatgaaacatCAAAAATTGGTAAACTTGAAATGAGACTTTACAGCGGTGATATAACCTTTGAACCAAGAGCTTCCAGTAAACAAAggtaaattgaatattaatcaataattttaaacctttttcttttgttattcaatttattaattaatatattgattaattatcattaatatcaatgaaaaagttctctaaaaaactattgataaataataatcatcattaataataataatttttattttacagtgtaaTCATCAAACACAGTGTCGACATTGAAATTGACTTGGATAGTGAAATACCAAGTATTCTTATTAACCCTCATATAAAAACTTATCGTCAATAATAACTATATTGTcttatttagataaaaataaatagttattatttttcttgtctaatatattataattgaattataattaaacgtttgtcatattattttgttggttttgataataatttataattgtagtATCAAATATTcgattaataatcatttagattaaaataaatagttgatatttttcttgtcTGTTAATTTACgaccaataatatatattctttgtctaatttattataattaaattataataaaacaattgtaatattattttattggttttcaaaatgatttataattatagaATAAAACATTCGATTAATGATCAtttctattaataatataaacaattaaattcatgtttatatctataaaagtaaaaataaataactttttttaaaaacattctACTCGCATTTTTTTTAgagattataaaaaagacaattgggttattattattaaacaatactatttaattttctttttttactttcttttttttgaaatgagCAATGATTTTAtgttgtggttttttttttttaaatttaactatcGGTAAATTTAGGtatagtcaaataaaaaatcagtcaGTTGCAGAAagcttaataaatttttttagccaCAGCCcatcgtttatttattattaatatccaaaatatattattttaattatctcaccttctttttcttattgaatttcattactttttttttttttgtcagttgCAGAAAgcttaatacatttttttagcCACAGCCCATcgtttattactttttattgaaatatgtACATTTTCTTACTAAAAAGCAGGAATTTGCCAGAGGCTCttgtaaattgtaaaaattgtatttaatttttaaataaataaaattaatttaaaaaaatatttatacagtatcaaatgatttattgatgctacttatttaaattgaatactTTTATCGGTTTTAAATTCAGGTGAATAgttgataatacaaaaaaaaaaaaacattaatataacaaatataattcattattatatttattatattgttgttgatccctgaaatttttttggacattttattttttattaaacaaaaaacttgGTAATTTTTGATGCAGGAACAGCAGTCGTCAGTCGTTTTATCATatgattttgaataaaaattggcTGGATTATATTAGGAATAcagaataatacaaaaatttttaaattaaaggtaATTTGGTAAATACTCTTTACGTCTTGTTGCAATAAAATCCtacaaataattcaacaaaatatctaCGATCATTTACTCCACGACTagtgtaaataatttaccatagTTCAATTTTCATCACCAccattaaatttagaaattacAGTTTACAAGAAAGAGCAATGAGGTATTCGACATAATTTacatattgtttaaacattatgTATTCCGTATCAGAATTAGGGAATAGTTATAGCAAATTGAACACGTAAAAACCTAAATTTAACAGAAAATTATTcgtaaattcataaattatatgtacattttttattatgcaataaaaaaataatattatacaataaacaataataaataataaacaaattggatgaataaaataataaaatatatgacatTTGTTTTtagaacaaaaatatatttttagagttatttgtttatattttttcatatgtttttcaaataaatagtatattaatttaatatctacatgtgatgtattttatttaataataattattaaaagctttattatttttttaagatgaTTAAAAGGAaagtctgtttttttttttttttttttgaggtaagtgtttaattaaaaaataacaaaatgaataagaaaaaataatcataataataataataaaacacctTATAAGattaagttataaattattaaggcATTGATTacaaatttctatttttcaaaaatctttgaattttatcaaaataatttttaattataatttatatcttttttttttttgttctcatgtagcacttttttttcttatcagcAATAAAATGTTGacttaaataatcatatttttttttttttagtatataactcaatattaatcatataaaatatatgttttataatgaaaataaaaaacaaaaatttttgaaaattaactagtaatgaattaaaaaaaatgataacgtagaaatttataattaaaagaaaaaagcatTAATTATGAATATGAATATTACTGAGCCCAATATTACATTAtaagatgataaataaaaattaaactatgaaataacaaaaaaaaataagaatatgcaaatctaaaatttaaaaagaaaataatcatagaataaataatattgaaaaagtaaataatatttaaataaaatgtcaatgatgctaaaattaattaaatatataattattaaaaaataaaaagaaaaaaatttacttgcttttaataaaaaatatttaaacattaatttataactaaaatattgtttattaattaattatttttaaatattaaaattctccAATACGTAAAATTTACCATCTCTATCACATTTGTCCATTATTATCTTATTGGTTGAGGTCTTGGGCtattcattgaaaattgtAGTCATAGTGTATTCTGAGTGTGAAGATCATAAAGTATTAGCACATTTAGTTAAAATTGATCACGTTTAGTTAtgtggtattttaatttttactacaattttttgaaaatatttttccaatttcttTTCGATTATGCTTTTAAATTTCTACCCGTGATTAGTccgattattttttacatgttgACCTATACCGGATATTAGGGAAATTTTCTCCGAAAATTCTAATGTtaaagaaatttgaaaaagtattcttaaacttaataaaaaacttaaaaaatagttgaattttaattacttgTGTTTTTGActacattttaaatacaatcattaattcaattaataattaaattgatgaacatttttattaatagatgaattaagaaaaatagaaatcaaattacaaatatattaattacaaaataaataaaataaacaaaaagaaaagtataaataatagaacCTGCCTTTAACTATGTATCAACATTAGCATCAGCaaatctacttttttttgatatacgTATCAAAGATTATTCAAGGCCTTTAAAGATTGtcacatattttaaatatttttaacgatcttatttatctttaaaattaaatataaaaaactcaatatttctttctaaaatttcgtaaaatatttatttaaagtagtTTAAATGATCGATTCAATCAaatctgtaaaaataaatccaaaagTAATACACCAAGAagataaacatgaaaaaacaaGTGGTCCTCAAAAGAGAATCGTCTTTACACCAAGAAAATAAACATTCATATTtaccaattaaattatcttgttataaaaaatattttatattattgattaacaattgttaaacgaattcattttttttttttttttaaataaatttatttgtttatcaatattaattataatttttgattataaattctTACAATgactgttttattttgttacatTCATCCTTATAACTACTGTTCTTGATAAGAAATCGTAGTTAAACTGAATTTCTCcttatataaatgatattttattgggattaaaatattaaagattaTTTATCTAATATACATTTGatgtttgaattttaatttataatttgaaaattaaattactgctatttcaaattgtaaaattaaaatcagcTATTATAAAGAATGCTGTagcattttttatgattaattataacagaaataaataatatataacaatgttttcaatttaacaatactataataaaatgattttattttactattatttcaaaaattttaattatgaaaatatttctaaaatttttaaaatttccccAAATTACCCAttctgtaatataaaaaaattttatttaaaatcttgattttataaaaattttattttacatttaagttttaataatttctgtttttttttaccaaagctaaaaagattttaatacattttttagaaattcacaCGTATCCAACTTGTTAactatgtttataaaatatggtTAATTTATGTGCTAATCagataatttcaaaataattttttaaatactaaccaaaatttaattattttaaaatcagaaATTCGTTGAAGCAAATTTTAAGTTTGCACTGCCTTTGTATActattacattaaaaatttacttttcacATGCTTATTATATGTTCTCatgtaaaagaaatatttatcatttattaatccAGAGTAAATTtggataattataaaaaaaattttgatacctttctccactca is part of the Aphidius gifuensis isolate YNYX2018 linkage group LG1, ASM1490517v1, whole genome shotgun sequence genome and harbors:
- the LOC122847354 gene encoding uncharacterized protein LOC122847354, which encodes MSGILINPLRFVGTAKYVTNNSTKYLRSMTLTTSVNNLLPLVQSNHLNHNKFRRLQFTQAKNISTNFGTTIWAARKKILSLFSNEVIKKAAIGQLKLSLNSGKVILLTPEGMKNFIFPPTFSIEFNGKPIEPISNKIANKEEQPLAFKLNNWHVLLDDDELIFKLKDTGEKFILKHALNVEAHIYPPKPLEDGSYKFNSVTPISDVIAYPAKLISKSDGSVPLELSWPPINAAIPVNRFDSDESEQSKSLLSTEKSDKEITDKPNSFGQIKLKFPMTAFLEGARQQILLRDCDDTYDVYHTVEIQASKNLNKKKDETSKIGKLEMRLYSGDITFEPRASSKQSVIIKHSVDIEIDLDSEIPSILINPHIKTYRQ